The following are from one region of the Shinella sp. PSBB067 genome:
- a CDS encoding DUF2852 domain-containing protein: MNQSALIRPDWTPATIALMVLGFVVFWPLGLAMLAYIIFGDRLKNFKKDANDTVDGMFASCRGKFRGGRGRGRAFRNATGNGAFDDWRDAELARLDEERRKLDEMREEFDSYVRELRRAKDQEEFDRFMRERRANGQGDVPGFPAT; encoded by the coding sequence ATGAACCAGTCAGCACTGATCCGTCCGGACTGGACGCCTGCGACCATCGCCCTGATGGTGCTCGGCTTCGTGGTGTTCTGGCCGCTCGGCCTTGCCATGCTTGCCTACATCATCTTCGGTGACCGCCTGAAAAACTTCAAGAAGGACGCCAACGACACCGTGGACGGCATGTTCGCCTCCTGCCGCGGCAAGTTCCGTGGCGGCCGTGGCCGTGGCCGCGCCTTCCGCAACGCCACCGGCAACGGCGCTTTCGACGACTGGCGCGACGCCGAGCTCGCCCGCCTCGACGAGGAGCGCCGCAAGCTCGACGAGATGCGCGAGGAGTTCGATTCCTATGTCCGCGAACTGCGCCGCGCCAAGGACCAGGAGGAGTTCGACCGCTTCATGCGCGAACGCCGCGCCAATGGCCAGGGCGACGTGCCGGGCTTCCCGGCCACGTAA
- a CDS encoding M48 family metallopeptidase — protein sequence MFSLVRKPRKALKTPPQPERREIDVNGRALPLTIRRDLRATRLTLRIEPGGRALRMTVPNGIAERDIREFLARHQGWLMTKLARFRSTNELEDGGYVMIRGVAHRIEATGRLRGLTEAVIVDDEAVLRVGGMEESIPRRIGDFLKKEARLELDRLVAVHAGRIGRRVKSLTLRDTRSRWGSCSADGALSFSWRIAMAPPHVIDYLAAHEVAHLREMNHSAAFWALCAQLCPATEEAKRWLKRNGSLLHAVDFG from the coding sequence ATGTTCTCCCTGGTTCGAAAGCCCCGCAAGGCCCTGAAGACCCCGCCTCAGCCGGAACGGCGCGAGATCGACGTCAATGGCCGGGCCCTGCCGCTCACCATAAGGCGGGATCTGCGCGCCACGCGCCTGACGCTGCGCATCGAGCCCGGCGGCCGCGCTCTGCGCATGACGGTACCGAACGGCATTGCCGAGCGCGACATCCGCGAATTCCTCGCCCGCCATCAGGGCTGGCTGATGACGAAGCTGGCAAGATTCCGCTCCACCAACGAACTGGAAGACGGCGGCTATGTCATGATCCGTGGCGTCGCCCACCGCATCGAGGCGACGGGCAGGCTGCGCGGGCTGACCGAGGCCGTCATCGTCGACGACGAGGCGGTGCTGCGCGTCGGCGGCATGGAGGAGAGCATTCCCCGCCGCATCGGCGATTTCCTGAAGAAGGAGGCGCGGCTGGAGCTGGACAGGCTCGTCGCCGTCCATGCCGGGCGCATCGGCAGGCGCGTGAAGTCGCTGACGCTGCGCGATACCCGCAGCCGCTGGGGCTCCTGCTCGGCGGACGGCGCGCTCAGCTTCTCCTGGCGCATCGCCATGGCCCCGCCCCATGTCATCGACTATCTCGCCGCCCATGAGGTGGCCCATCTGCGCGAGATGAATCACAGCGCCGCCTTCTGGGCGCTCTGCGCGCAGCTCTGCCCGGCCACCGAGGAGGCCAAGCGCTGGCTGAAGCGCAACGGCAGCCTGCTGCACGCGGTCGATTTCGGCTAA
- a CDS encoding YqaE/Pmp3 family membrane protein — MRLIIAILLPFLVFFTIGRPIAGIICLILQITLIGWLPAAIWAVYALGQYKTDRKIREALADRGR; from the coding sequence ATGCGCCTCATCATTGCCATCCTGCTGCCCTTTCTCGTCTTTTTCACGATCGGGCGGCCGATTGCAGGCATCATCTGCCTCATCCTGCAGATCACGCTGATCGGCTGGCTGCCGGCGGCGATCTGGGCGGTCTATGCGCTGGGGCAGTACAAGACCGACAGGAAGATCCGCGAGGCGCTGGCGGACCGGGGCCGCTAG
- a CDS encoding phosphoribosylanthranilate isomerase, giving the protein MTLDIKICGLRTGEAVDKAVALGASHIGFIFFPKSPRNIEPSDAGRLAERARGRARIVAVTVDADSDTLDEIVDQLSPDILQLHGSESPERVLNVKAVYGLPVIKAFSVREADDLKKIDPYIGIADRFLFDAKPPANSELPGGNGVAFDWNLMHLLDGGVDYMLSGGLNKDNLAEAIRLTGAPGIDASSGVESAPGVKDLGLMEEFFEAARKAERETAVAGRGK; this is encoded by the coding sequence ATGACACTCGACATAAAAATCTGCGGGCTGAGGACCGGGGAGGCCGTCGACAAGGCCGTCGCGCTCGGCGCGAGCCACATCGGCTTCATCTTCTTTCCGAAAAGCCCGCGCAACATCGAGCCGTCCGACGCCGGCCGCCTGGCGGAGCGTGCGCGCGGCCGCGCCAGGATTGTCGCCGTCACGGTCGATGCCGACAGCGACACGCTCGACGAGATCGTCGACCAGCTTTCGCCCGATATTCTCCAGCTCCACGGTAGCGAAAGCCCGGAGCGGGTGCTGAACGTCAAGGCGGTCTACGGCCTGCCCGTCATCAAGGCCTTTTCGGTGCGCGAGGCGGACGACCTGAAGAAGATCGACCCCTATATCGGCATCGCCGACCGCTTCCTCTTCGATGCGAAGCCCCCGGCGAACTCGGAGCTTCCCGGTGGCAACGGCGTCGCCTTCGACTGGAACCTCATGCATCTGCTTGACGGCGGCGTCGATTACATGCTTTCCGGTGGACTGAACAAGGATAACCTCGCCGAGGCCATCCGGCTCACCGGCGCGCCGGGCATAGACGCCAGTTCCGGTGTCGAGAGCGCGCCCGGCGTGAAGGACCTCGGCCTGATGGAAGAATTTTTTGAAGCGGCACGAAAAGCCGAACGCGAGACGGCCGTCGCAGGGAGAGGCAAGTGA
- the trpB gene encoding tryptophan synthase subunit beta, giving the protein MNQSPNLNSFREGPDEDGRFGIFGGRFVAETLMPLILDLQDEWNRAKTDPAFQAELKDLGAHYIGRPSPLYYAERLTQHLGGAKIYFKREELNHTGSHKINNCIGQILLAKRMGKTRIIAETGAGQHGVASATVAARFGFPCVVYMGATDVERQAPNVFRMKLLGAEVRPVTAGHGTLKDAMNEALRDWVTNVEDTYYLIGTAAGPHPYPELVRDFQAVIGVEAREQMLAAEGRLPDMVVAAVGGGSNAIGLFHPFLDDKDVRIVGVEAGGKGLDGEEHCASLTAGSPGVLHGNRTYLLQDADGQIKEGHSISAGLDYPGIGPEHAWLHQIGRAEYVPIMDDEALEAFQLLTKLEGIIPALEPSHAIAEVIKRAPKMGKDQIILMNLSGRGDKDIFTVGKILGMEL; this is encoded by the coding sequence GTGAACCAGTCACCCAACCTAAATTCGTTCCGCGAAGGTCCTGACGAGGACGGCCGCTTCGGCATCTTCGGCGGCCGTTTCGTTGCCGAGACCCTGATGCCGCTGATCCTCGACCTCCAGGACGAGTGGAACAGGGCCAAGACCGACCCGGCCTTCCAGGCGGAGCTGAAGGACCTCGGCGCCCATTATATCGGCCGCCCGAGCCCGCTCTATTATGCCGAGCGCCTGACGCAGCATCTCGGCGGCGCGAAGATCTATTTCAAGCGCGAGGAGCTGAACCACACCGGCTCGCACAAGATCAACAATTGCATCGGCCAGATCCTGCTCGCCAAGCGCATGGGCAAGACGCGCATCATCGCCGAGACCGGTGCCGGCCAGCATGGCGTCGCCTCGGCCACCGTCGCCGCCCGCTTCGGCTTCCCCTGCGTCGTCTACATGGGCGCGACGGATGTCGAGCGTCAGGCGCCCAACGTCTTCCGCATGAAGCTGCTCGGTGCCGAGGTCCGTCCCGTCACGGCCGGCCACGGCACGCTGAAGGACGCCATGAACGAGGCGCTGCGTGACTGGGTCACCAATGTCGAGGACACCTATTACCTGATCGGCACCGCTGCCGGCCCGCATCCCTATCCCGAGCTGGTGCGCGATTTCCAGGCCGTCATCGGCGTGGAAGCGCGCGAGCAGATGCTCGCCGCCGAAGGCCGCCTGCCGGACATGGTGGTCGCCGCCGTCGGCGGCGGTTCCAACGCCATCGGCCTCTTCCATCCCTTCCTCGACGACAAGGACGTGCGGATCGTCGGCGTCGAAGCCGGCGGCAAGGGCCTCGACGGCGAGGAGCACTGCGCTTCGCTGACGGCCGGTTCCCCGGGCGTCCTGCACGGCAACCGCACTTATCTCCTGCAGGATGCCGACGGCCAGATCAAGGAAGGCCATTCGATCTCCGCCGGCCTCGACTATCCCGGCATCGGCCCGGAACATGCCTGGCTGCACCAGATCGGCCGCGCCGAATATGTCCCGATCATGGACGACGAGGCGCTGGAGGCCTTCCAGTTGCTGACGAAGCTCGAGGGCATCATCCCAGCGCTGGAGCCGAGCCACGCCATCGCCGAGGTGATCAAGCGCGCGCCGAAGATGGGCAAGGACCAGATCATCCTGATGAACCTCTCCGGCCGCGGCGACAAGGATATCTTCACCGTCGGCAAGATCCTTGGCATGGAGCTCTGA
- the trpA gene encoding tryptophan synthase subunit alpha: MTARMDKRFADLSAEGRPALVTYFMGGDPDYASSLEIMKALPKAGSDVIELGMPFSDPMADGPAIQLAGQRALKAGQTLAKTLQMARDFRKEDDATPIVLMGYYNPIYVYGVERFLDDALEAGIDGLIVVDLPPEMDDELCIPALARGINFIRLATPTTDEKRLPAVLRNTSGFVYYVSMNGITGSALPDPSLIGGAVGRIKAHTKLPVCVGFGVKTAEHARAIGASADGVVVGTAIVNQIASSLTAEGTASAATVAGVETLVMSLASGVRSARLAAAE; this comes from the coding sequence ATGACCGCACGCATGGACAAACGCTTCGCCGATCTTTCCGCCGAAGGCCGCCCGGCCCTCGTCACCTATTTCATGGGCGGCGATCCGGATTATGCGAGCTCGCTGGAGATCATGAAGGCGCTGCCGAAGGCAGGCTCCGACGTCATCGAGCTCGGCATGCCCTTCTCCGACCCGATGGCCGACGGCCCGGCGATCCAGCTCGCTGGCCAGCGCGCGCTGAAGGCCGGCCAGACGCTCGCCAAGACGCTGCAGATGGCCCGCGACTTCCGCAAGGAGGACGACGCGACCCCGATCGTGCTGATGGGCTACTACAACCCGATCTATGTCTACGGCGTCGAGCGCTTCCTCGACGATGCGCTGGAAGCCGGCATCGACGGCCTCATCGTCGTCGACCTGCCGCCGGAAATGGATGACGAGCTCTGCATCCCGGCGCTCGCCAGGGGCATCAACTTCATCCGTCTCGCGACCCCGACCACGGACGAGAAGCGCCTGCCTGCCGTTCTCAGGAACACCTCGGGCTTCGTCTACTATGTCTCGATGAACGGCATCACCGGCTCGGCCCTGCCCGATCCCTCGCTCATCGGCGGCGCGGTCGGCCGCATCAAGGCGCATACGAAGCTGCCGGTCTGCGTCGGCTTCGGCGTCAAGACGGCCGAGCATGCCCGCGCCATCGGTGCCTCGGCGGACGGCGTCGTCGTCGGCACCGCCATCGTCAACCAGATCGCCTCCAGCCTCACGGCGGAAGGCACGGCCAGCGCCGCCACCGTTGCCGGTGTCGAGACGCTGGTCATGAGCCTCGCGTCGGGCGTGCGCAGCGCCCGCCTTGCGGCGGCGGAGTAA
- the accD gene encoding acetyl-CoA carboxylase, carboxyltransferase subunit beta, giving the protein MNWITNYVRPKINSMLGRPDRDVPENLWIKCPETGEMVFHRDLEENKWVIPASGYHMKMPAKARLKDLFDEGVYESLQQPKVAQDPLKFRDSKKYTDRLKDSRAKTELEDTILAGVGKVRGVKLVAVVHEFAFMGGSLGIAAGEAIIKAFERAIAEKCPLVMFPASGGARMQEGILSLMQLPRTTVAVEMLKEAGLPYIVVLTNPTTGGVTASYAMLGDIHLAEPGAEICFAGKRVIEQTIREKLPEGFQTSEYLLEHGMVDMVVKRHDIPDTLARLLKILMKKPAASAAATNGALAIAAQ; this is encoded by the coding sequence GTGAACTGGATCACGAATTACGTTCGGCCGAAGATCAACTCGATGCTTGGCCGCCCTGACCGGGACGTACCGGAAAATCTCTGGATCAAGTGCCCGGAAACCGGCGAGATGGTGTTCCACCGCGATCTCGAGGAGAACAAGTGGGTCATCCCGGCTTCGGGCTACCACATGAAGATGCCGGCGAAGGCCCGCCTGAAGGACCTTTTCGACGAAGGCGTCTACGAGTCCCTGCAGCAGCCGAAGGTGGCGCAGGACCCGCTGAAGTTCCGCGATTCGAAGAAATACACCGATCGCCTGAAGGACAGCCGCGCCAAGACCGAACTGGAGGACACAATCCTCGCCGGCGTCGGCAAGGTGCGCGGCGTCAAGCTCGTCGCCGTCGTGCACGAATTCGCCTTCATGGGCGGCTCGCTCGGCATTGCCGCCGGCGAGGCGATCATCAAGGCCTTCGAACGCGCCATCGCGGAAAAGTGCCCGCTCGTCATGTTCCCCGCCTCCGGCGGCGCGCGCATGCAGGAAGGCATCCTCTCGCTGATGCAGCTTCCCCGCACCACGGTCGCCGTGGAGATGCTGAAGGAAGCGGGCCTGCCCTATATCGTCGTGCTCACCAACCCGACGACCGGCGGCGTGACGGCCTCCTACGCCATGCTGGGCGATATCCATCTTGCCGAACCCGGCGCAGAAATCTGCTTCGCCGGCAAGCGCGTCATCGAGCAGACCATCCGCGAGAAGCTGCCCGAGGGCTTCCAGACCTCGGAATACCTTCTGGAGCACGGCATGGTCGACATGGTCGTCAAGCGCCATGACATTCCCGATACGCTGGCCCGCCTTCTGAAGATCCTGATGAAGAAGCCGGCGGCATCCGCGGCGGCCACGAACGGCGCTCTCGCCATCGCGGCCCAGTGA
- a CDS encoding folylpolyglutamate synthase/dihydrofolate synthase family protein, which produces MTGVMASEAAAEIEKLLGLHPKGFDLSLDRITRLLSALGDPHLKLPPVIHVAGTNGKGSVTAFCRSILEAEGLSVHVHTSPHLVNWHERYRLGLKGGRGRFVEDAVLADAVRRVAEANGGEKITVFEILTAVTFLLFSEHPADVSIIEVGLGGRFDATNVIQHPAVSVIMPISLDHQAYLGDRVELIAAEKAGIMKRGAPVVIGFQSEEAARDVLIETAERLGCPHAVYGQDFMAHEEYGRLVYQDEFGLADLPLPRLPGRHQYANAAAAIRAVKAAGLAVSDHALEMGLARVEWPGRLQRLTDGALLRLAPRGSEIWVDGGHNPGAGQVISETMANYEEREPRPLFLITGMINTKDPVGYFEPFRGLAERVFTVPIRGSDAGLDPVSLADDATRAGLYAAPLATVGEALVEIGRITEEDAVPPRILIGGSLYLVGDVLADNGTPPT; this is translated from the coding sequence ATGACCGGCGTGATGGCCAGCGAGGCGGCGGCGGAGATCGAGAAACTTCTCGGTCTCCATCCCAAGGGGTTCGATCTGTCGCTGGACCGTATCACGCGGCTTCTCTCCGCGCTCGGCGATCCGCACCTGAAACTGCCGCCCGTCATCCATGTGGCCGGCACCAACGGCAAGGGCTCGGTCACGGCCTTCTGCCGGTCGATCCTGGAGGCCGAGGGCCTCTCCGTCCACGTCCACACCTCGCCCCATCTCGTCAACTGGCACGAGCGCTATCGCCTCGGCCTCAAGGGCGGGCGCGGCCGCTTCGTCGAGGACGCCGTCCTTGCGGATGCGGTGCGTCGCGTCGCCGAGGCCAATGGCGGCGAGAAGATCACCGTCTTCGAGATCCTGACGGCCGTCACCTTCCTGTTGTTTTCCGAGCATCCGGCCGACGTCTCGATCATCGAGGTCGGCCTCGGCGGCCGCTTCGACGCGACCAATGTCATTCAGCATCCCGCCGTCTCGGTCATCATGCCGATCTCGCTCGACCACCAGGCCTATCTCGGCGACCGCGTCGAGCTGATCGCCGCCGAGAAGGCCGGAATCATGAAGCGCGGCGCGCCCGTCGTGATCGGCTTCCAGAGCGAGGAGGCCGCCCGCGATGTGCTGATCGAGACCGCCGAGCGTCTCGGATGCCCGCATGCCGTCTACGGCCAAGATTTCATGGCGCATGAGGAATACGGCCGCCTCGTCTACCAGGACGAGTTCGGTCTTGCCGACCTGCCGCTGCCGCGCCTGCCGGGCCGCCACCAATATGCCAATGCCGCTGCCGCCATCCGCGCCGTCAAGGCGGCTGGCCTTGCGGTTTCCGACCATGCGCTGGAAATGGGCCTGGCCCGCGTCGAATGGCCGGGCCGCCTGCAACGCCTGACGGACGGCGCGCTCCTGCGGCTTGCCCCGCGCGGCAGCGAGATCTGGGTCGATGGCGGCCACAATCCGGGCGCCGGCCAGGTGATTTCCGAGACCATGGCGAATTACGAGGAGCGTGAGCCGCGCCCGCTCTTCCTCATTACCGGCATGATCAACACGAAGGACCCGGTCGGCTATTTCGAGCCGTTCCGCGGCCTGGCCGAACGCGTCTTCACCGTGCCGATCCGCGGTTCCGATGCCGGCCTCGACCCGGTGTCGCTGGCCGATGACGCCACCCGCGCGGGCCTCTATGCCGCCCCGCTTGCGACGGTCGGCGAGGCGCTGGTCGAGATCGGCCGCATTACCGAGGAAGACGCGGTCCCGCCGCGCATCCTCATTGGCGGTTCGCTCTACCTCGTCGGCGACGTGCTTGCCGACAACGGCACGCCGCCGACCTGA
- the trxA gene encoding thioredoxin: protein MATVKVDQSNFEAEVLNSAEPVVVDFWAEWCGPCKMIAPALEEISSELAGKVKVAKLNIDENPELAAKFGVRSIPTLALFKGGEVADIKVGAAPKTALSSWISSAA from the coding sequence ATGGCTACCGTCAAAGTCGATCAGTCCAATTTCGAGGCCGAAGTGCTGAATTCCGCAGAGCCGGTCGTCGTCGATTTCTGGGCCGAATGGTGCGGCCCGTGCAAGATGATCGCACCCGCGCTCGAAGAGATTTCCTCCGAACTCGCCGGCAAGGTGAAGGTCGCCAAGCTGAACATCGACGAGAACCCGGAGCTTGCCGCCAAGTTCGGCGTGCGCTCCATCCCGACGCTCGCCCTGTTCAAGGGCGGCGAAGTGGCCGACATCAAGGTCGGCGCAGCGCCGAAGACGGCCCTGTCCTCCTGGATTTCCAGCGCCGCCTGA
- the addA gene encoding double-strand break repair helicase AddA: protein MLEEDRPASADPAAWLDWTSRKQATASDPRRSAWVSANAGSGKTHVLTQRVIRLLLSGCRPSAILCLTYTKAAASEMSNRVFERLAEWATLSDEALSDRVAAIEGERPDVLKLAEARRLFARALETPGGLKIQTIHAFCEALLHQFPLEANVAGHFSVLDDRAAAVLLADARRTLLTATASEDDRALAAAFATVLDIADDTGLEKLISDIVASRGPIREFLEAAEKAGGTEAVLRREIGLAPGETIEDVLAAFWPLDGLQGAMLESYLAAAESLGSDTVKATAAGLRGITRLTDAEARRAALHDLFFTGTGTPRSLERSFFSRKVKDSAPHLEAALTAAQAHVVACDDRLRRLRMYEATLAALVIAERLIGDYEDLKRTRSLLDFDDLIDRTAALLTRERVSAWVHYKLDQGIDHILVDEAQDTSPRQWQIVKALTDDFFAGETARIAGRTIFAVGDEKQSIYSFQGARPERFAEEGRAVSRRTQAAEVMFSPIRLLLSFRSTRDVLSAVDRVFLDPANARGLTPDGGEIVHASNRGREPGAVDIWEVIAAPPGLDEEDWTAPFDAVAEEAPINVLARRIADTLAAWIGSETVTEKGKARPMEAGDVIVLVRKRDAFVNALTRTLKQRHNLPVAGADRLVLTKHIAVQDLMALGRFAVLPEDDLSLAALLKSPLFGLGEEALFELTARRGEKQSLWTRLRAVAETDETLAAVVRRLEGSIRDARGQSVYDFYARILGAGGARRAFLARLGTEAGEIIDEFLTFALEQEENGLPGLQAFVSTLELEAPTVKREQDKARGEIRIMTVHAAKGLEAPVVFLVDGGSKPFNANHMPKLRFLPAERLAGGLPIWLPLTELGNDLTKAEAERVKGSAEEEYRRLLYVAMTRAADRLVVCGYRGRQENRDTWHPMIAAALSADGERCVEATFSTRSESWQGLAWREAGAATVGEVIAASAAEKPETVLPEALGRALPPQKSLPRPLSPSGVAAVIETDKADLLVPSALFGRKGGVPGAGLALERGRILHRFLQVLPAFEPAERPAAARRYLERAAAHWPEHARASLIAAALAVIGDESLAAIFSPAARAEVSIMGTLTLGSRTYAVSGRIDRMAVTDGAVEIVDFKTNRMPPGSAGEIPFEHRAQLAIYRAILSPLYPGREIRCGLIYTEAARTYWLDCGHMEASLAELAAK, encoded by the coding sequence ATGCTTGAGGAAGACCGGCCCGCTTCCGCCGACCCGGCCGCCTGGCTGGACTGGACCTCGCGGAAGCAGGCGACGGCCTCCGATCCGCGCCGCTCGGCCTGGGTTTCGGCCAATGCCGGCTCGGGAAAGACCCATGTGCTGACGCAGCGCGTCATCCGCCTGCTGCTTTCCGGCTGCCGGCCCTCGGCGATCCTCTGCCTTACCTATACCAAGGCCGCGGCCTCGGAAATGTCGAACCGCGTCTTCGAGCGGCTGGCCGAGTGGGCGACGCTTTCCGACGAGGCGCTTTCCGACCGGGTGGCGGCCATCGAGGGCGAGCGGCCCGACGTCCTCAAGCTTGCCGAGGCGCGGCGGCTCTTCGCCCGCGCGCTCGAAACGCCGGGCGGTCTGAAGATCCAGACCATCCACGCCTTCTGCGAGGCGCTGCTGCACCAGTTTCCGCTGGAAGCCAATGTCGCCGGACATTTCTCCGTGCTCGACGACCGGGCGGCGGCCGTGCTGCTGGCGGATGCGCGACGGACCCTCCTGACCGCGACGGCGAGCGAGGACGACCGGGCGCTCGCCGCCGCCTTCGCCACCGTGCTCGACATTGCCGACGATACGGGTCTGGAAAAGCTGATCTCCGACATCGTCGCCAGCCGCGGGCCGATCCGCGAGTTTCTGGAAGCCGCCGAGAAGGCCGGCGGTACGGAGGCGGTGCTTCGCCGGGAAATCGGGCTGGCGCCGGGTGAAACGATCGAGGACGTTCTTGCCGCCTTCTGGCCGCTCGACGGCCTGCAGGGCGCGATGCTGGAGAGCTATCTCGCCGCGGCGGAAAGCCTTGGCAGCGACACGGTGAAGGCCACTGCCGCGGGGTTGCGCGGGATTACGCGGCTGACGGACGCCGAGGCGCGGCGGGCGGCGCTGCACGATCTCTTCTTCACCGGCACCGGCACGCCGCGCAGTCTGGAGCGCTCGTTCTTCTCCAGGAAGGTAAAGGACAGCGCGCCCCATCTCGAAGCCGCGCTGACGGCCGCGCAGGCCCATGTGGTCGCCTGCGACGACCGGCTGCGACGGCTGCGCATGTACGAGGCGACGCTTGCGGCGCTCGTCATCGCCGAGCGGCTGATCGGCGACTACGAGGACCTGAAGCGCACCCGCAGCCTGCTCGACTTCGACGACCTGATCGACCGCACCGCGGCGCTTCTGACGCGCGAGCGGGTGAGCGCCTGGGTGCATTACAAGCTGGACCAGGGCATCGACCATATTCTCGTCGACGAGGCGCAGGATACCAGCCCGCGGCAATGGCAGATCGTCAAGGCGCTGACGGACGATTTCTTCGCCGGCGAAACGGCGCGCATCGCCGGGCGCACGATCTTCGCGGTGGGCGACGAGAAGCAGTCGATCTATTCCTTCCAGGGCGCGCGGCCGGAGCGGTTCGCCGAGGAGGGGCGCGCGGTTTCCCGCCGCACGCAGGCGGCCGAGGTGATGTTCAGCCCGATCCGGCTGCTGCTCTCCTTCCGCTCGACGCGGGACGTGCTTTCGGCGGTCGACCGGGTATTTCTCGATCCCGCCAATGCGCGCGGGCTGACGCCCGACGGCGGCGAGATCGTCCATGCCTCCAATCGCGGGCGCGAACCGGGGGCGGTCGACATCTGGGAAGTGATCGCCGCGCCGCCGGGGCTCGACGAGGAGGACTGGACGGCGCCCTTCGACGCCGTCGCCGAGGAAGCGCCGATCAATGTGCTCGCCCGGCGGATCGCCGACACGCTCGCCGCCTGGATCGGCAGCGAGACGGTAACGGAGAAGGGCAAGGCGCGGCCGATGGAGGCCGGCGACGTGATCGTGCTGGTGCGCAAGCGCGACGCCTTCGTCAATGCGCTGACCCGCACGCTGAAGCAGCGGCACAACCTGCCCGTCGCCGGGGCGGACCGGCTGGTGCTCACGAAGCACATCGCCGTGCAGGACCTGATGGCGCTCGGCCGCTTCGCCGTGCTGCCGGAGGACGATCTTTCGCTGGCTGCGCTTTTGAAGAGCCCGCTGTTCGGCCTCGGCGAGGAAGCACTCTTCGAGCTTACGGCGCGGCGCGGCGAAAAGCAGAGCCTCTGGACGCGGCTGCGCGCGGTCGCGGAGACGGATGAAACGCTTGCGGCGGTCGTTCGCCGGCTTGAGGGCAGCATTCGTGATGCCCGCGGCCAGTCGGTGTACGATTTCTATGCGCGCATCCTCGGTGCGGGCGGCGCGCGACGCGCCTTCCTTGCACGGCTCGGGACGGAGGCCGGGGAAATCATCGACGAATTCCTGACCTTCGCGCTGGAGCAGGAGGAAAACGGCCTGCCGGGCCTGCAGGCCTTCGTCTCGACGCTGGAACTGGAGGCGCCGACCGTCAAGCGCGAGCAGGACAAGGCGCGCGGCGAGATCCGCATCATGACCGTGCACGCGGCCAAGGGGCTGGAGGCGCCGGTCGTCTTCCTCGTCGACGGCGGCTCGAAACCGTTCAACGCCAACCACATGCCGAAACTGCGCTTCCTGCCGGCCGAACGCCTTGCCGGCGGCCTGCCGATCTGGCTGCCCCTGACGGAGCTCGGCAACGACCTGACGAAAGCGGAGGCGGAGCGCGTCAAGGGCAGCGCTGAGGAAGAGTATCGCCGGCTGCTCTACGTGGCGATGACCCGCGCGGCCGACCGGCTCGTCGTCTGCGGCTATCGCGGCCGGCAGGAAAACAGGGACACCTGGCACCCGATGATCGCGGCCGCGCTCTCGGCCGACGGCGAGCGCTGCGTGGAGGCGACCTTCTCGACCCGGAGCGAAAGCTGGCAGGGCCTTGCCTGGCGCGAGGCGGGCGCGGCGACGGTCGGCGAGGTCATTGCGGCAAGTGCCGCGGAAAAGCCTGAGACGGTGCTGCCGGAGGCACTGGGCCGCGCCCTGCCGCCGCAGAAATCCCTGCCGCGGCCGCTCAGCCCCTCGGGTGTGGCGGCGGTGATCGAGACGGACAAGGCGGACCTTCTGGTGCCCTCCGCGCTCTTCGGGCGGAAGGGCGGGGTGCCGGGCGCCGGGCTCGCGCTGGAGCGGGGGCGCATACTGCACCGCTTCCTGCAGGTCCTGCCCGCCTTCGAGCCGGCGGAGCGGCCGGCGGCGGCGCGGCGCTATCTGGAGCGGGCGGCGGCGCACTGGCCGGAGCATGCGCGGGCCTCGCTCATCGCCGCGGCGCTCGCCGTCATCGGCGACGAGAGCCTTGCGGCGATCTTTTCGCCCGCGGCGCGGGCGGAGGTGTCGATCATGGGCACGCTTACGCTCGGCAGCCGGACCTATGCCGTCTCGGGGCGCATCGACCGCATGGCGGTGACCGACGGCGCGGTGGAGATCGTCGATTTCAAGACGAACCGCATGCCGCCCGGCTCGGCCGGCGAGATTCCGTTCGAGCACCGCGCGCAGCTTGCGATCTACCGCGCGATCCTTTCCCCGCTCTATCCCGGACGGGAGATCCGCTGCGGGCTAATCTATACGGAAGCGGCAAGAACCTACTGGCTGGATTGCGGGCACATGGAAGCGAGCCTTGCCGAACTCGCCGCAAAGTGA